Proteins from a single region of Parasedimentitalea psychrophila:
- a CDS encoding GntR family transcriptional regulator produces the protein MSRTSSTYNQGYNRALDLVCETELGGDLPTETALSRRWDVSRTTVRGILNGLQAANIIRWTGRSKTVLRKPKANEYFPEEETASNVERLSSLFMEYIFAGELVPGEAIIESELAKHFEVNSTVVREFLIRFSRFGLIEKKPNRHWILNGFTRDFAEELFTVREMFEHQAFLQFLGAGPDEHHKAICLKPEHTLLLQNMERDFLQFPRLDEKFHRIWIDGFGNRFVRDFFELVSLVFHYHYRWNKIDEMERNHDAAEQHLKIIAALETGDLDKTEAAFREHLTHAKETLFASVSWDVKKQTSGSA, from the coding sequence ATGTCTCGAACTAGCAGCACCTACAACCAAGGCTATAATCGTGCTTTGGACCTGGTCTGTGAAACTGAGCTTGGGGGCGACTTACCAACTGAAACTGCGTTGTCACGTAGATGGGATGTTAGCCGGACCACTGTGCGGGGCATTCTGAACGGTTTGCAGGCGGCAAATATCATCCGATGGACCGGTCGTTCCAAAACGGTTCTGCGTAAACCTAAGGCTAATGAATATTTCCCTGAAGAAGAAACGGCTTCTAACGTTGAACGGCTGTCATCACTCTTTATGGAATACATTTTTGCAGGTGAACTGGTACCTGGTGAAGCAATTATTGAGAGCGAATTGGCCAAGCACTTTGAAGTCAACTCGACTGTTGTTCGCGAATTCCTGATACGATTTTCGCGCTTTGGTTTGATCGAAAAGAAGCCTAATCGGCATTGGATTTTGAATGGATTTACCCGTGACTTCGCGGAAGAGCTATTTACGGTTCGAGAGATGTTTGAACATCAGGCATTCTTACAGTTTTTGGGTGCAGGACCAGATGAACACCACAAGGCAATCTGCCTGAAACCCGAACACACTCTGCTGTTACAAAATATGGAGCGGGACTTTTTACAATTTCCGCGTCTCGATGAAAAATTCCATCGTATTTGGATCGACGGATTTGGAAACAGGTTCGTGCGCGATTTTTTTGAGTTGGTTTCTCTGGTTTTTCACTACCATTACCGTTGGAACAAGATCGACGAGATGGAGCGCAACCACGACGCGGCAGAGCAGCACTTGAAAATCATCGCAGCTCTTGAAACAGGCGATCTCGATAAGACTGAGGCTGCCTTTCGTGAACACCTTACTCATGCGAAAGAGACACTTTTTGCATCCGTTTCGTGGGATGTAAAAAAACAAACAAGCGGGTCAGCGTAA
- a CDS encoding SDR family NAD(P)-dependent oxidoreductase, which translates to MGRAIASCLAQSGANVAIAGRRENVLKAAAEEIGHGCEIAPCDLTQMDAIAAFEADLGPVDILVNNAGNTLKKPFEDQTMADFDQVFDVHVRGALELSRHVIRRMLAEERGGTVQFLSSMTAYIGQPMVSGYTISKTAINGVVRGLSAEFAARGIRVNGVAPGWIDTDIYRNATKGDPARQQKIMSRIPMGHLGQPEDIGWCCAFLASPAARYINGQVVLVDGGGATGF; encoded by the coding sequence TTGGGCCGCGCTATCGCATCTTGCCTTGCGCAGAGCGGCGCCAATGTCGCGATCGCGGGACGTCGCGAAAACGTGTTGAAAGCGGCTGCCGAGGAAATCGGGCACGGCTGCGAGATTGCGCCCTGCGACTTGACCCAAATGGACGCCATTGCCGCCTTTGAGGCTGACTTGGGACCCGTTGATATCCTTGTGAACAACGCTGGAAATACCCTTAAAAAACCATTTGAAGACCAGACGATGGCTGATTTTGATCAGGTCTTCGACGTTCATGTACGTGGTGCGCTTGAGTTGAGCCGACACGTAATCCGTCGGATGCTGGCCGAAGAGCGGGGCGGCACAGTGCAATTCCTTTCGTCGATGACGGCTTATATCGGTCAACCTATGGTCTCTGGCTATACAATTTCGAAAACAGCGATCAACGGAGTAGTGCGGGGGCTTTCGGCTGAATTTGCTGCGCGTGGTATTCGCGTAAACGGCGTGGCCCCGGGTTGGATTGACACTGATATCTACCGTAATGCGACCAAAGGTGATCCTGCCCGGCAACAAAAAATCATGAGCCGAATTCCTATGGGCCATCTTGGGCAACCTGAGGATATCGGCTGGTGCTGCGCCTTCTTGGCCTCGCCAGCAGCACGCTATATCAACGGACAGGTCGTGCTAGTAGACGGCGGAGGTGCGACAGGGTTTTAG
- a CDS encoding zinc-binding alcohol dehydrogenase family protein — MQSLVIDKIGHSEFREGDLAPTLGAGDVLLDVHYVGLCGSDLNTYNGLNPLVQLPRIPGHEIGGAIAARGPGVSEDLAIGKRAIVIPYTTCGTCASCRKGRVNACQFNKTLGVQQDGGLCSQIVLKADRLILNDTLPPNYLALVEPLSVGFHAVARGRVSAEDTVLVLGGGMIGVGAILGAQAMGARTIVSEVSPSKSETLKGLGVEAIINPNDEDIAARLDDLTGGAGPDVVIEAVGLPATFRSAIDLAPFSGRVVYVGYAKAEVSYDTTLFNLKELDICGSRNATRADFEAVIDYLQGQPQVADKLISKVFPWSNADQALDYWNAHRNETFKIMIDMGANS, encoded by the coding sequence ATGCAATCTCTCGTCATCGACAAAATCGGACATTCTGAATTCCGCGAAGGTGATCTCGCGCCCACTCTTGGAGCTGGTGATGTGCTGCTGGATGTCCATTACGTCGGACTGTGTGGCAGCGATCTGAACACATACAACGGGCTTAATCCTTTGGTTCAATTGCCCCGTATTCCGGGTCATGAGATCGGAGGGGCAATTGCTGCGCGCGGTCCAGGCGTTTCTGAGGATTTAGCCATCGGAAAACGAGCTATTGTCATTCCTTATACGACCTGCGGCACCTGCGCGTCCTGCAGAAAAGGGCGGGTCAATGCCTGCCAATTCAACAAAACACTGGGTGTGCAACAAGACGGTGGCTTATGCAGCCAAATCGTACTTAAGGCGGACCGTTTGATCCTGAACGACACCTTGCCGCCGAACTATTTGGCACTGGTTGAACCCCTTTCGGTGGGTTTCCATGCTGTGGCGCGGGGGCGGGTGTCTGCCGAAGATACGGTGCTCGTTTTGGGCGGTGGTATGATCGGCGTCGGTGCCATTTTGGGCGCACAGGCCATGGGTGCGCGCACGATCGTCAGTGAAGTTTCCCCCAGCAAAAGCGAGACGCTTAAAGGCCTCGGCGTAGAGGCCATCATCAATCCCAACGACGAGGATATCGCGGCACGGCTGGACGACCTCACGGGAGGCGCTGGCCCGGACGTCGTTATCGAGGCGGTTGGGTTGCCTGCCACGTTCCGCTCTGCCATCGACCTTGCTCCATTTTCCGGCCGCGTGGTCTATGTGGGCTACGCCAAGGCCGAGGTCAGCTATGACACGACGCTGTTCAACCTCAAGGAATTGGACATCTGTGGATCGCGCAACGCGACACGCGCGGATTTTGAGGCTGTGATCGACTATCTCCAAGGGCAACCGCAGGTCGCGGACAAGCTGATCTCCAAAGTTTTTCCATGGTCTAACGCCGATCAGGCACTGGACTATTGGAACGCCCACCGCAACGAGACTTTTAAGATTATGATCGATATGGGAGCCAATTCATGA
- a CDS encoding sugar ABC transporter substrate-binding protein — MSSAAIAADLRIAYTGYSTDNTFWIGVANAASEEAERQGVEFIDMTASSPDAAAQKDAVDRAIDMGVDGIIIGSVDNRAFDSSLDNAATAGIPVVAVDTGIDHSHVASLVQTDNLAAASIAGDYIVGELGGEGTVLILGGSAGHQTGNARRDGVLIAAEAAGHEVIFQICDWQDACAFETTTNFLQSNPDIKAIFSAWDPGALAAVSAADALGKLDDLVIVGFDGNPANLVAISEGEQSATIKQDNTQMGVQSVQNLLNLIKGEEAPALVPIAGILITADNVAEFQ, encoded by the coding sequence ATGAGCAGTGCTGCCATCGCCGCAGATCTGCGTATCGCATACACGGGCTATTCGACAGACAACACGTTCTGGATCGGCGTTGCGAACGCTGCCAGTGAAGAGGCAGAACGCCAAGGTGTTGAATTCATCGATATGACCGCGTCGTCCCCTGACGCCGCCGCCCAAAAAGATGCCGTTGATCGCGCCATCGACATGGGCGTTGACGGTATCATCATCGGCTCAGTCGACAACCGCGCGTTCGACTCATCGCTCGACAATGCAGCGACAGCTGGCATCCCTGTTGTGGCCGTGGACACGGGTATCGACCATTCACATGTCGCGAGCCTGGTGCAGACTGACAACCTTGCGGCTGCTAGTATTGCAGGCGACTACATTGTCGGCGAGCTTGGCGGCGAAGGCACGGTTCTGATCCTTGGCGGTTCCGCTGGGCACCAAACAGGCAATGCACGTCGTGATGGCGTTTTGATCGCTGCTGAAGCCGCTGGTCACGAAGTCATCTTCCAGATCTGTGATTGGCAAGATGCCTGTGCGTTTGAGACGACCACAAACTTCTTGCAGTCTAACCCAGACATCAAAGCCATCTTCTCGGCTTGGGATCCGGGTGCGCTTGCTGCTGTGTCCGCAGCTGATGCGCTTGGCAAACTTGATGATCTCGTGATTGTCGGTTTCGATGGCAACCCTGCAAATTTGGTCGCAATCTCAGAAGGTGAACAGTCCGCGACAATCAAGCAGGACAACACCCAAATGGGCGTTCAGTCGGTCCAAAACCTTCTTAACCTCATCAAAGGCGAAGAAGCGCCCGCTCTGGTGCCAATCGCCGGTATTTTGATCACAGCCGATAACGTCGCTGAGTTCCAATAA